The proteins below come from a single Gimesia alba genomic window:
- a CDS encoding agmatine deiminase family protein encodes MSEITRRLPAEWEPHQATLLCFPHNGNDWPGKYEVVKWAFVEIIRKVAEFERVLLVVKSEEQQQKVDAMLRQAHADTEQVKYIVQNTNRSWMRDSGPIVVQRSDGKREALQFRFNGWAKYANHRLDWQIPSAVAKALKVPLTEVVYQDHPVVLEGGAIEVNGRGTLITTEECLLDQKVQVRNPGFTKEDYAAIFQEYLGVTNVIWLGDGIEGDDTHGHVDDICRFVNPTTVVACVESNKKDVNQRRLEHNLDRLKQARLEDGSKLNVVPMPMPGRLDFEELRLPASYVNFLVTNGCVLVPTFNDPNDAQALGILSELYPDRQVIGIHAVDLVWGLGTLHCLSHEITAAVAKK; translated from the coding sequence ATGAGCGAGATTACGCGCAGACTGCCCGCCGAGTGGGAGCCGCATCAGGCCACCCTGCTCTGCTTTCCGCATAATGGCAATGACTGGCCCGGTAAGTACGAAGTCGTCAAATGGGCCTTCGTCGAAATCATTCGCAAGGTCGCGGAGTTCGAACGCGTGCTGCTGGTTGTGAAGTCGGAAGAACAGCAGCAGAAAGTCGACGCGATGCTTCGGCAGGCGCACGCTGACACAGAACAAGTTAAGTACATCGTTCAAAACACGAACCGCAGCTGGATGCGCGATTCAGGTCCGATCGTGGTACAGCGGAGTGACGGCAAACGCGAGGCACTGCAGTTCCGCTTTAACGGCTGGGCCAAATATGCCAATCATCGGCTAGACTGGCAGATCCCGTCCGCCGTCGCGAAGGCGTTGAAGGTGCCTTTAACGGAAGTGGTCTATCAAGATCATCCAGTTGTTCTGGAAGGAGGGGCGATCGAAGTTAACGGACGCGGGACTCTGATCACGACCGAAGAATGTCTGCTCGATCAGAAAGTCCAAGTCCGCAACCCGGGTTTCACCAAAGAAGATTACGCGGCGATCTTTCAGGAATACCTAGGCGTGACGAATGTCATCTGGCTGGGGGACGGCATCGAAGGAGATGACACGCACGGCCACGTGGATGACATCTGCCGCTTTGTGAATCCGACGACGGTGGTTGCCTGTGTGGAATCGAATAAAAAAGACGTCAATCAGCGCCGTCTGGAACACAATCTCGACCGTCTGAAACAGGCGCGGTTAGAAGACGGCAGCAAACTCAATGTCGTACCCATGCCCATGCCGGGGCGGCTCGACTTTGAAGAGTTACGGCTCCCTGCCAGCTATGTGAATTTTCTGGTCACGAATGGTTGTGTGCTGGTACCGACGTTCAATGATCCGAACGACGCACAGGCACTCGGTATTCTCAGCGAACTTTATCCTGACCGACAAGTGATTGGCATTCATGCCGTCGATCTGGTCTGGGGACTGGGAACGCTGCACTGCCTGAGCCACGAGATCACGGCGGCTGTGGCGAAAAAATAA
- a CDS encoding NAD-dependent malic enzyme yields the protein MNSGRSTEEFTIEKRGVLLIEDPLLNKGTAFTQEERIKHGLLGLLPPHVDTLEEQEARAYEAFCDFHTDIDKHIFLRQLQDENETLFYRLLLEHITEMMPIVYTPVVGLACQRFSHIYRRPRGIFISYPERDSMDAIFENIEHDVAVIVVTDGERILGLGDQGVGGMGIPIGKLSLYTLCGGVDPAKTLPIVLDLGTNNQERLDDPRYIGWRENRIKGAEYDAFIEQFVTAVKKRFPHVLLQWEDFASVDAERIIDKYRDDLCTFNDDIQGTAAVTTGTILAAITAAGGKLVDQNIVMLGAGSAGVGICLQLKQAMLDNGHSEAEARSHFYVIDRDGLLHSGRTDLDPLHQQLAQSPENLKDWDCDVTGTISFADVVRNSKPGVLVGATGQTGAFTEEIIREMAKHSERPVIFPLSNPTSRAEATPTDLLNWTDGKAVIATGSPFDPVEYNGVTHYIAQCNNSYIFPAMGLGILASRARRVTDSMFMAAAFALKETSPALKDPTASLLPSLTTIREVGRKIARAVAAAAIEAGVADSITAEEIDQRIEETMWTPEY from the coding sequence ATGAATTCAGGACGGTCAACAGAGGAATTTACTATTGAAAAACGCGGGGTACTGCTGATCGAAGATCCGCTCCTGAATAAAGGGACTGCCTTCACCCAGGAAGAACGGATCAAGCATGGCCTTTTGGGATTGCTCCCCCCGCATGTGGATACTCTGGAGGAACAGGAAGCACGGGCTTATGAAGCCTTCTGTGATTTCCACACCGATATCGACAAGCATATTTTTCTGAGACAGCTTCAGGATGAAAACGAAACGTTGTTCTATCGTCTGCTGCTGGAACACATTACCGAAATGATGCCCATCGTGTATACGCCCGTCGTCGGTCTGGCGTGCCAGCGGTTCAGCCATATCTACCGCAGGCCACGGGGAATTTTCATTTCGTACCCCGAACGCGACTCGATGGATGCGATCTTTGAAAACATCGAACACGATGTTGCCGTCATCGTCGTCACCGACGGCGAACGCATTCTCGGTCTGGGCGACCAGGGCGTAGGAGGCATGGGGATTCCGATCGGTAAATTATCACTCTACACACTGTGTGGCGGTGTTGATCCTGCGAAAACTTTGCCCATTGTCCTGGATCTGGGAACGAATAATCAGGAACGCCTGGACGACCCGCGTTATATCGGCTGGCGGGAAAACCGGATCAAGGGCGCGGAATACGACGCCTTTATTGAACAGTTTGTGACGGCTGTCAAAAAACGGTTTCCACACGTGCTCCTGCAGTGGGAAGATTTTGCGTCTGTGGATGCGGAACGAATTATTGATAAGTACCGCGATGATTTGTGTACGTTCAATGATGACATTCAAGGCACCGCCGCTGTGACAACGGGAACGATTCTCGCAGCGATTACAGCTGCGGGCGGCAAACTGGTAGATCAGAACATCGTGATGTTGGGAGCAGGTTCGGCTGGCGTAGGAATCTGCCTGCAATTGAAACAGGCCATGCTCGACAACGGGCATTCGGAAGCCGAAGCCCGTTCCCATTTTTATGTAATTGATCGGGACGGTCTGCTTCACTCCGGCAGGACGGATCTGGATCCACTGCATCAGCAACTGGCACAGTCACCCGAAAATCTAAAAGACTGGGACTGTGATGTAACAGGCACCATTTCGTTTGCGGATGTCGTGCGGAACAGCAAGCCCGGCGTTCTCGTTGGCGCCACGGGACAAACGGGGGCCTTTACCGAAGAAATCATTCGCGAAATGGCAAAACATTCAGAGCGCCCCGTGATCTTTCCGCTTTCCAATCCGACTTCCCGAGCCGAGGCCACTCCCACGGATCTGCTGAACTGGACCGATGGTAAAGCGGTGATTGCAACGGGGAGCCCCTTTGATCCGGTCGAATATAATGGCGTGACCCATTACATCGCTCAATGTAATAACAGTTATATCTTCCCGGCGATGGGACTGGGAATTCTGGCATCGCGGGCACGCCGGGTGACCGATTCGATGTTTATGGCGGCGGCGTTTGCCTTGAAAGAAACATCACCGGCACTGAAAGATCCCACGGCTTCGTTGCTCCCCTCTCTGACGACAATCCGCGAGGTTGGACGCAAGATTGCCCGGGCAGTCGCTGCGGCAGCCATCGAAGCCGGCGTGGCTGATTCCATCACTGCCGAAGAAATCGACCAGCGGATCGAAGAGACCATGTGGACCCCCGAGTACTAA
- a CDS encoding FAD/NAD(P)-binding protein — protein MKKVAIIGGGFSGTMAAVNLARLSNSPLCIQLINDKYPLGRGVAYGTKREEHLLNVAARNMSAVPDHANHFLDWLRTRVDYSDLPDPQLRETYVPRRIYGDYLRSILSTYMQPIDSHHPAEIQVIESEAVDIEFNFDGCAEITLKDGTTLEADRVLLATGNQPPSTLAEGAFSHAAYSPDPWGNWMEKIPDPQEDLIVLGTGLSMIDVFLTLSEMEWEGNMIAISHNGMIPQAHFRGIEYPDFLPEEPENLGLDNLVQLLEKHCRQLQRIGENPGIVVDRLRPHTQRIWQKFQLEEKQEFLKRYAARWNVIRHRIAQPIHQRITEAITEGRLRVVRGRITGLSAQDDKVCVSVQNKTGGEQILEGGLVINCTGPNCGFSDTSVPLFQNLLKRGLIRPDELDMGIDVGADFAVIDGEGNHSEFLFAIGPLMKGTLWETTAVPELRGQAMRVAQLLLDDVTMVTPGHDYRISVEEEHVIEYYI, from the coding sequence ATGAAAAAAGTGGCGATAATTGGTGGTGGCTTTAGTGGAACAATGGCGGCTGTGAACCTGGCACGCTTGAGTAATAGCCCGCTTTGTATTCAACTGATTAATGATAAATATCCTTTGGGCCGCGGTGTTGCTTATGGCACGAAACGCGAAGAGCATTTACTGAATGTCGCGGCGCGAAACATGTCAGCCGTCCCCGATCATGCCAATCATTTCCTGGACTGGCTCCGCACCCGTGTTGACTATAGTGACCTCCCAGATCCTCAGCTGCGTGAAACGTATGTGCCGCGCCGCATCTACGGCGACTATCTGCGTAGTATCCTTTCAACCTACATGCAGCCGATCGACAGCCATCATCCGGCGGAAATTCAAGTGATCGAAAGCGAAGCGGTCGACATTGAATTCAACTTCGATGGCTGCGCTGAAATTACGCTCAAAGATGGAACTACCCTCGAAGCAGACCGCGTGTTACTGGCTACGGGGAATCAACCTCCCTCGACGCTGGCAGAGGGCGCATTTTCACATGCAGCCTACTCTCCCGATCCGTGGGGAAATTGGATGGAAAAAATCCCGGATCCCCAGGAAGATCTGATTGTTCTGGGAACCGGCCTTTCGATGATTGATGTCTTCCTGACGCTCAGCGAAATGGAGTGGGAAGGCAATATGATTGCGATCTCGCATAACGGCATGATTCCACAGGCCCACTTTCGCGGGATTGAATATCCCGATTTTCTGCCAGAAGAGCCAGAAAACCTGGGGCTGGATAATCTGGTGCAGTTGCTGGAAAAACATTGTCGTCAACTGCAACGAATTGGTGAGAACCCCGGCATTGTGGTTGACCGACTGAGACCACATACGCAACGGATCTGGCAAAAATTTCAGCTTGAAGAAAAACAGGAATTTCTCAAACGCTATGCAGCACGCTGGAATGTCATCCGCCACCGGATTGCCCAGCCGATCCACCAGCGGATTACTGAAGCGATCACGGAAGGCCGTTTAAGAGTTGTAAGAGGAAGAATCACCGGCCTCAGTGCGCAGGATGACAAAGTGTGCGTCAGCGTGCAGAATAAAACTGGCGGAGAACAAATCCTGGAAGGGGGACTGGTCATCAATTGCACCGGCCCGAATTGCGGTTTTTCCGACACCAGCGTGCCGCTGTTCCAGAACCTGCTGAAACGCGGGCTGATTCGTCCAGATGAATTGGACATGGGGATCGACGTCGGTGCCGACTTTGCCGTCATTGATGGGGAAGGAAATCACTCTGAGTTCCTGTTTGCCATTGGTCCCTTGATGAAAGGTACACTCTGGGAAACAACGGCGGTTCCGGAATTGCGCGGCCAGGCGATGCGCGTGGCGCAACTGTTACTGGACGATGTGACGATGGTCACCCCGGGACACGATTATCGAATCTCGGTTGAAGAAGAGCACGTGATCGAATACTACATTTAA
- a CDS encoding thiamine pyrophosphate-binding protein — protein MSDHCTTTVGSYLASRLEEIGLQHYFAVPGDYNLVLLDKLLENKNLKMISCCNELNAGYAADGYCRATGGASAVFVTYSVGGLSLLNAVAGAYAEDLPVIAVSGGPNTNSEAEFEMLHHTLGELDYDYQREIFSKVTAEAVTIHDPREAPTQIDHAIQTALRFRKPVYIEIACNIASAVTSAPNVRSFGGPTASDPVSLKAAVERAAEMLNAATKPVLVSGVKLRSFGAETSFHKLADASGYAIASMPNAKGMFDEQHPHYMGTYWGPVGSPGCGEIVDSSDLCLFAGGTFTDYTTTGHAALIDPTKVIQARPNSVVFPNQTFSNVKLAEFLEELSTKIKSNDGSMIAFKRIQEQATPLSPGDPETPLSTRQLFSRIQNMLGSDSTVIAETGDSWFNGMQLNLPTGSRFEVQMQYGSIGWSVGATLGYSVGAPDRRPIALIGDGSFQLTAQEVSTIIRYDLKPIIFLMNNRGYTIEVEIHDGPYNTIKNWNYADLVKVFNAEDGNGWSCQATTEGELDEAIKNAVSHNGPALIEVAIDRDDCSKNLLVWGGHVAKNNGRPPRFA, from the coding sequence ATGTCTGATCATTGTACTACTACCGTTGGTTCTTATCTGGCTTCCCGACTGGAAGAAATCGGCTTACAGCACTATTTCGCGGTGCCGGGAGACTACAATCTTGTCCTGCTGGACAAGCTGCTGGAAAATAAAAACCTGAAAATGATTTCCTGCTGCAACGAATTGAACGCCGGTTATGCTGCCGACGGGTATTGCCGGGCGACCGGCGGTGCGAGTGCGGTCTTCGTGACTTACAGTGTCGGCGGATTGAGTCTGCTGAATGCCGTCGCTGGTGCGTATGCCGAAGATCTGCCGGTGATTGCCGTTTCAGGCGGGCCGAACACCAACTCGGAAGCCGAGTTTGAAATGCTCCATCACACGTTGGGTGAACTGGATTACGACTATCAGCGCGAGATTTTTTCCAAAGTCACAGCGGAAGCAGTCACGATTCACGACCCGCGCGAAGCGCCCACGCAAATCGACCATGCGATTCAGACCGCGCTCCGGTTCCGCAAACCCGTGTATATTGAAATTGCCTGCAACATCGCGTCAGCCGTGACTTCCGCACCCAATGTGCGTTCCTTCGGCGGACCGACCGCCAGTGATCCAGTTTCATTGAAAGCCGCCGTTGAGCGTGCAGCAGAAATGCTGAATGCTGCGACCAAACCGGTGCTGGTCTCAGGCGTCAAATTGCGCTCGTTCGGTGCTGAAACCAGCTTTCATAAACTGGCCGACGCGTCCGGTTATGCGATCGCCAGCATGCCCAACGCCAAAGGCATGTTTGACGAGCAGCATCCACATTACATGGGAACCTATTGGGGGCCCGTTGGTTCACCCGGATGTGGTGAGATTGTCGATTCCTCCGACCTCTGCCTGTTTGCTGGCGGGACATTTACCGATTACACAACGACCGGTCATGCGGCTTTGATCGATCCGACCAAAGTCATTCAAGCTCGTCCCAACAGTGTGGTCTTTCCCAATCAGACATTCAGTAATGTCAAACTGGCTGAATTCCTGGAGGAACTGTCTACAAAAATCAAATCAAACGACGGTTCCATGATCGCGTTTAAACGCATTCAAGAACAGGCCACTCCACTCTCCCCCGGCGATCCTGAGACGCCACTCTCCACGCGACAACTGTTTTCACGCATTCAAAACATGTTAGGCTCCGACTCAACCGTGATTGCCGAAACCGGCGATTCCTGGTTCAACGGAATGCAGCTGAATTTGCCCACCGGCTCCCGATTCGAAGTGCAGATGCAATACGGTTCGATTGGCTGGTCTGTGGGTGCCACGCTTGGCTACAGTGTCGGCGCCCCCGATCGACGTCCGATTGCGCTGATCGGGGATGGCTCGTTCCAACTGACGGCGCAGGAAGTCTCAACCATCATTCGTTATGACCTTAAGCCGATCATTTTTCTGATGAACAATCGCGGTTATACAATTGAAGTGGAAATTCATGACGGCCCGTATAATACCATCAAGAACTGGAACTACGCCGATCTGGTCAAAGTTTTCAACGCGGAAGACGGGAACGGCTGGAGCTGTCAGGCCACTACCGAAGGGGAACTGGATGAAGCGATCAAAAACGCCGTTTCGCATAATGGCCCGGCGTTGATTGAAGTCGCTATTGACCGGGATGACTGCAGTAAGAACCTGCTCGTCTGGGGAGGACACGTGGCGAAAAACAATGGTCGTCCGCCACGTTTTGCTTAA
- the yciA gene encoding acyl-CoA thioester hydrolase YciA, translating to MEEACDLPEGKLILRTLAMPADTNANGDIFGGWIMSQMDIAGGILSKEISGTRTVTIAVETMKFIRPVKVGDVVSCYGTVEKIGTTSMRLQLEVWVEPVLRHEDSNCPYFKVTEADFTYVAIDKHGKKTPIVKHGC from the coding sequence ATGGAAGAAGCCTGTGATCTGCCGGAAGGCAAACTGATTCTGCGCACGCTGGCAATGCCCGCTGACACCAATGCCAACGGTGACATTTTTGGCGGCTGGATCATGTCGCAAATGGATATCGCCGGCGGGATTCTGTCGAAAGAAATTTCGGGAACCCGCACGGTAACCATTGCCGTTGAGACGATGAAATTCATCCGCCCAGTCAAAGTGGGGGATGTGGTCAGCTGTTATGGAACGGTGGAAAAAATCGGAACCACGTCAATGAGGCTGCAACTTGAAGTCTGGGTCGAACCGGTGCTGCGGCACGAAGATTCAAACTGCCCCTACTTCAAAGTGACCGAGGCGGATTTCACGTATGTGGCCATTGATAAACACGGCAAAAAAACGCCGATTGTCAAACATGGTTGCTGA
- a CDS encoding TauD/TfdA family dioxygenase: MELKTSFLEQVGELPCIVEPTESGKATLDQLLDQIAVEQNWVNQTILEKGGVLFRGFRIQETEEFQRVAQALIPELKPYVEGQSPRTKVTGNVYTSTEFPAQFRITLHNELSYTKAPPPRIVFHCHIAPETGGETPIVDCRKLYQSMPPETLTRFEERGVRYVKNMHGQERGIGKSWMEYFETSDRDQVEAYLKENDIEFEWTEDGNLRTWSIRPATIPHPVTAEMLWFNQADLWHITNVNERNRAQMLQRFGEENLPTHAYFGDGSPITDEDLEAVRKTLWEQAVIFPWEQGDVLALDNFSVAHGRMPYEGPRKILVAMG; encoded by the coding sequence ATGGAACTCAAGACATCTTTTTTAGAGCAAGTAGGTGAGCTTCCTTGTATCGTTGAACCCACTGAGTCAGGTAAAGCAACTCTCGATCAGTTGTTGGATCAGATTGCTGTAGAACAGAATTGGGTCAATCAGACCATTTTGGAAAAGGGGGGCGTCCTGTTTCGCGGTTTTCGAATTCAGGAAACGGAAGAATTTCAACGCGTTGCCCAAGCACTGATTCCGGAACTGAAACCGTATGTTGAAGGGCAATCTCCACGCACCAAAGTGACGGGGAACGTGTATACTTCGACTGAATTCCCGGCACAGTTTCGGATTACCCTGCACAACGAATTATCCTATACGAAAGCACCGCCCCCAAGAATTGTCTTTCACTGTCATATTGCACCCGAGACAGGGGGAGAAACACCCATCGTTGATTGTCGCAAGCTCTATCAGTCCATGCCGCCCGAGACACTTACCCGGTTTGAAGAACGAGGGGTCCGGTATGTGAAAAACATGCATGGACAGGAACGGGGCATTGGGAAATCGTGGATGGAATACTTTGAGACCAGTGACCGTGATCAGGTGGAAGCCTATCTCAAAGAAAATGACATTGAGTTTGAATGGACAGAGGATGGTAATTTGAGGACCTGGTCGATTCGCCCCGCCACGATTCCTCATCCCGTCACTGCGGAAATGCTCTGGTTTAATCAGGCCGACTTGTGGCACATTACCAATGTCAACGAACGCAATCGCGCGCAGATGTTACAACGTTTCGGCGAAGAGAATTTGCCGACGCATGCGTACTTCGGAGATGGTTCACCGATTACCGATGAAGATCTGGAAGCGGTCAGGAAAACACTGTGGGAGCAGGCAGTGATCTTTCCCTGGGAGCAGGGAGATGTTCTGGCGCTTGACAATTTCAGTGTCGCTCACGGCCGCATGCCTTACGAGGGACCTCGCAAAATTCTGGTTGCCATGGGATGA
- a CDS encoding carbon-nitrogen hydrolase, which translates to MVRHFKIALVQVSLNGLPDQNLSKCLAWVRVAAEQGGQVICLPELYSSFYFCQKETTKYFEFAEPLYDKSFTAFSELAKELGVVIIVPFFEKRTEGLYHNSAYIIDADGSEAGLYRKMHIPDDPCFYEKFYFTPGDLGFKAVQTQFGKIGTLICWDQWFPEGARITALSGANVLVYPTAIGWHPHEKAEHGPRQHDSWMTIQRSHAIANGTFVAAVNRVGFEQPEPDQPGLEFWGSSFICGPQGEILAQASTDEEEILIAEVNLDLMAEVRQNWPFLRDRRIDAYGNILKLYHDESSP; encoded by the coding sequence ATGGTTCGCCACTTCAAAATTGCTCTGGTGCAGGTATCGCTCAACGGACTGCCTGACCAGAACCTGTCAAAGTGTCTCGCGTGGGTTCGTGTCGCCGCCGAGCAAGGGGGACAGGTGATCTGTCTGCCCGAGCTTTACAGCTCCTTTTATTTCTGTCAGAAAGAGACCACAAAATATTTTGAGTTCGCCGAGCCGCTGTATGACAAATCGTTTACCGCGTTCAGCGAACTGGCGAAAGAGCTGGGCGTGGTCATCATTGTGCCCTTCTTTGAAAAGCGAACCGAAGGCCTGTATCACAACAGCGCCTACATTATCGACGCGGATGGCAGCGAAGCAGGCCTGTATCGCAAGATGCATATTCCCGATGATCCCTGCTTCTACGAAAAGTTTTATTTCACGCCCGGCGATCTGGGCTTCAAAGCCGTACAAACACAGTTTGGAAAAATTGGCACGTTGATCTGCTGGGATCAGTGGTTCCCCGAAGGTGCCCGGATTACCGCACTGAGCGGTGCGAATGTGCTCGTTTATCCAACGGCCATCGGCTGGCATCCGCATGAAAAAGCCGAGCACGGCCCGAGGCAGCACGATTCCTGGATGACGATTCAACGCAGCCACGCGATTGCGAATGGCACGTTCGTTGCGGCCGTTAACCGGGTTGGTTTTGAGCAGCCGGAACCGGATCAGCCGGGGCTGGAGTTCTGGGGTTCCTCATTCATCTGTGGTCCACAGGGGGAAATCCTCGCCCAGGCCTCCACAGACGAAGAAGAAATTTTAATCGCAGAAGTGAACCTGGATCTGATGGCGGAAGTCCGCCAGAACTGGCCGTTCCTCCGCGACCGCCGGATTGACGCATACGGCAATATCCTGAAGCTCTATCACGATGAATCGTCTCCATGA
- a CDS encoding class I adenylate-forming enzyme family protein — MPDSGTSSCHAESTSTNLADLFSEIAEKRASSLAVSTASTSWSYHSLLTAVHRIAQQLRNSPGFQPGNRVLLLTPNSVEYIAAFYGILMAQGVVVPLAINLESGTFEKILKSTNATQVITTPQVIKRRPDLQQLQNTDSPGDEHRDSDCVLSAHSNNIPTDLAAIFFTAGSSGTPKGVMLSHSNLISNAQSIQEYLEFDASERPLCVLPFHHAFGNSVLQSHLLLGAHLVLDGNTTFPESIIEALNQHQCTSLSAVPDLFRILLERTSFGQTETPSLKYMSVAGGALEHSLSVDISRSISPARFFVMYGQTEATARLAYVPPEQLANVSAGCIGQAIPQVTLEVVDESGQPVEPATVGELRAQGPNLMLGYWGDPASTRERIRGGWLYTGDLATTDETGWIFIKGRRNSLVKISGYRVHPADLEEFAMRSFPIAQAVAIPFESKNVGTRLALYIKPAVNEPELSVSEMITVCRKNLPRQMVPDHIHIVNNFPLNHAMKVDRQRLSQLMKDIEKNQQLLKQ, encoded by the coding sequence TTGCCTGACTCCGGCACATCCTCATGTCATGCGGAATCGACCTCTACCAATCTCGCAGACTTATTCTCTGAAATCGCAGAAAAACGCGCCAGCTCTCTCGCCGTCTCGACTGCCAGCACATCCTGGAGTTACCACAGCCTTCTGACCGCAGTGCATCGGATTGCTCAGCAACTGCGAAACAGTCCCGGCTTTCAGCCTGGGAATCGTGTGCTGCTCCTGACGCCAAACTCGGTCGAATATATTGCCGCCTTTTACGGTATTCTGATGGCACAAGGGGTGGTTGTACCGCTGGCCATCAACCTGGAGAGCGGCACGTTTGAAAAGATTCTCAAATCCACGAACGCAACACAGGTTATCACAACTCCCCAGGTCATTAAACGACGTCCAGACCTGCAGCAGCTTCAAAACACAGACTCTCCAGGTGACGAGCACCGGGATTCAGACTGTGTGCTCTCTGCTCATTCCAATAATATTCCGACTGATCTGGCTGCGATTTTTTTTACGGCAGGTTCCAGTGGCACTCCCAAAGGTGTCATGCTGAGCCATTCAAATTTGATTTCGAACGCACAGTCAATCCAGGAGTATCTTGAGTTTGATGCATCGGAGCGCCCTTTATGCGTGCTCCCCTTTCATCATGCATTCGGGAATTCGGTTTTGCAGTCCCACCTGTTACTGGGGGCACATTTAGTTCTCGATGGTAATACGACATTCCCGGAAAGCATCATTGAAGCATTGAATCAACATCAATGCACGAGTCTGTCAGCTGTTCCCGACTTATTTCGGATTCTGCTGGAACGGACCTCCTTCGGACAGACGGAAACGCCTTCGCTCAAATATATGAGTGTCGCGGGAGGAGCGCTGGAGCATTCACTTTCCGTTGATATCAGTCGATCAATTTCACCTGCCCGTTTTTTCGTGATGTATGGGCAGACCGAAGCCACGGCCCGGTTAGCTTATGTCCCTCCCGAACAATTAGCGAATGTTTCGGCAGGATGTATCGGACAGGCCATTCCCCAAGTGACACTGGAAGTAGTCGATGAAAGCGGACAGCCTGTAGAACCTGCAACAGTAGGCGAACTGCGTGCCCAGGGGCCGAATCTCATGCTGGGGTACTGGGGAGATCCAGCCAGCACAAGAGAACGAATTCGAGGTGGCTGGCTATACACGGGTGATCTGGCAACGACGGATGAGACGGGGTGGATTTTCATCAAAGGCCGCCGTAACTCGCTGGTCAAGATTTCTGGCTATCGAGTTCATCCGGCTGATCTGGAAGAATTTGCCATGCGATCGTTTCCGATCGCGCAGGCCGTCGCTATCCCTTTCGAATCGAAAAATGTCGGAACTCGATTGGCGTTATACATCAAGCCAGCCGTCAATGAGCCAGAATTATCCGTTTCTGAAATGATCACTGTTTGCCGCAAAAATCTGCCGCGACAGATGGTCCCGGATCATATCCACATCGTCAATAATTTTCCGTTAAACCATGCCATGAAAGTGGATCGACAGCGGCTCTCTCAACTGATGAAAGATATCGAGAAAAATCAGCAACTGTTGAAACAATAA
- a CDS encoding class I SAM-dependent methyltransferase family protein has protein sequence MSVINSGSATLETLQQSEIWVPPDLNQSLETMPFSLRIGGWLANPYKNYLLPVPWLKRLLKSSESELLEETFRRPGGWRTMEMMYRNSQSVDSLDRQALRDNPIARASRNRLQIVTRILMDLMTQYASKEKVTVVGVGAGPGRHVQTAISRLHFNADQITAYLIDLDDDAFEYGHRFSQQLGIADCIHFLQGDARQIHEVLPDVQPHIVKLIGLVEYLDDTQLLELLGVLHEVILPGGTLITHGLVDPYNGSPFLKRVFGLQHVKRSADDIHRLLESAGFRTVDQVTEPMQIYPIITVVKDA, from the coding sequence ATGTCTGTGATCAATTCTGGCAGTGCTACATTAGAAACTCTGCAGCAGTCGGAAATCTGGGTTCCCCCCGATTTAAATCAATCGCTGGAAACAATGCCCTTCTCCCTGCGAATCGGTGGTTGGTTGGCGAATCCCTACAAAAATTATCTGCTACCAGTTCCGTGGCTAAAACGCCTGCTCAAGTCCAGTGAGAGCGAATTGCTTGAGGAGACCTTTCGACGTCCGGGTGGCTGGCGTACGATGGAGATGATGTATCGTAACAGTCAATCGGTTGACTCGTTAGACCGACAGGCTTTAAGGGATAATCCCATTGCGCGTGCCTCTCGCAATCGGTTGCAGATCGTCACTCGAATATTGATGGATTTAATGACACAATATGCTTCAAAAGAAAAGGTCACTGTCGTTGGCGTGGGAGCAGGTCCCGGCCGTCATGTGCAGACCGCGATATCTCGACTGCATTTCAATGCCGATCAGATTACCGCCTATCTGATTGACCTTGATGATGACGCATTCGAGTATGGTCATCGTTTTTCACAGCAACTGGGAATCGCCGATTGCATCCACTTCTTACAGGGAGACGCGCGGCAGATTCACGAAGTCTTACCCGATGTGCAACCACACATCGTCAAACTGATCGGCCTGGTAGAATATCTCGACGATACACAATTGTTAGAGTTACTGGGGGTGTTGCATGAAGTCATACTGCCCGGCGGAACTCTGATCACGCATGGCTTAGTCGATCCTTACAACGGCAGTCCATTTCTCAAACGTGTCTTTGGTTTACAACATGTAAAACGGAGTGCAGACGATATACACCGACTATTAGAATCGGCAGGATTTCGTACGGTCGATCAGGTGACAGAGCCGATGCAAATTTATCCCATCATCACCGTGGTGAAGGATGCGTAG